The following nucleotide sequence is from Oenanthe melanoleuca isolate GR-GAL-2019-014 chromosome 5, OMel1.0, whole genome shotgun sequence.
ctGCGCCCGCCTTACCCTGCGGATGCGCCCCCGCAGCGGCAGCGCGCCGAGCAGCACGGCCTCGTCGATGCGGTGGAACCAGGGCCGGCGGGACCCGGGCAGCCGCGCCCGCGCCACCGTGTACAGCAGCGACGGGTAGAAGAGCAGCCGCGCCGCGCCGGCGCCCAGCGCCTCCACCACCCCCATGCGCGCCCGCTGCGCGCCGCGCCGGGCCGAGCTGGGCCGACGGGCAGAGGCGCGCCTTCGCGGCGCGGGCCGAGCGTCACTAGAGGGGACGGGGGCGGGCCGCGGGCGGGAggagcccggcggggccggggcggggcggggcggggccggcggcgcggggggagcgggcGCTCCGCCCCGGCCCCCCCACGCCGCGCCCGCCGTGGTCTCTCCCGGAAGCGCCGCCATCTTGCAGAGCCGGCCCGAGGCGGCGcagggagcggagcggggcgcggGCGGATCCCGGGGCAGGTGAGGGCGGCGCCGCCGGGAGGAGCTCGGGCCGCGCACGGCGCGGCAGGGACGGCACTGCAggagcggcgcg
It contains:
- the PTPMT1 gene encoding phosphatidylglycerophosphatase and protein-tyrosine phosphatase 1 isoform X2, whose amino-acid sequence is MAALPGETTAGAAWGGRGGAPAPPAPPAPPRPAPAPPGSSRPRPAPVPSSDARPAPRRRASARRPSSARRGAQRARMGVVEALGAGAARLLFYPSLLYTVARARLPGSRRPWFHRIDEAVLLGALPLRGRIRRLVAEENVRGVVTLTEDYETRFLCFSPQEWEAMGVEQLRLSTVDLTGVPTLENLQKGVEFILRHRARAASLETSGSNRGHCQDSSPHPHSTPPSPGPGEISQERDH